Within the Halorhabdus rudnickae genome, the region TTCGCCTTCGCGGGGTTCGGAAACATTTTGACCGCCCTGGCGACGATCGGGGCCGCTGCGACGCTGGCTATCGGCTTCGCGTTGCAGGACGTCATCGCGAACTTCGTCGCCGGCGTGTTCATCTTCACTGATCGGCCGTTCCGTATCGGCGACTGGATCGAATGGGACGGCCATAGTGGGATCGTCGAAGACATCAGTCTCCGCGTGACCCGGGTTCGTACCTTCGACAACGAATTGCTAACGGTACCTAACTCCAATCTGACTGACGGCGTCATCAAGAACCCTGTCGCCAAAGACCAGCTACGGTTGAAATTCACGTTCGGGATCGGCTACGACGACGACGTCGACAGCGCGACAGAAATCATCCTCGAGGAGGCCCAAGCACACGACGAGATCCTCGACGATCCCGGCCCCTCGGTCCGCCTCGTCGAACTCGGCGACTCTTCTGTGGGTCTACAGTCCCGCATCTGGATCACCAACCCGAGTCGCGCGGACTTCGTGAAGACTCGCGGTGAATACGTCCAGGCCGTCAAGGAACGCTTCGATGATGCCGGGATCAACATCCCGTATCCGAACCGCACCATCGGCGGCGAGCTGGAAGTGGCCAACGGCGAAGCGGTCGTCGAACCAGTCGAAGACTGAGCCCCACGCGATCGGTCTCTCCGCTTACAGCTGTTCACCGTCCAGCGCATCAAGAACAACTGGGCCATAAAACGTCCCGTCGTGCCTGAGCGTTTCCGGAGATAGCCAGTGCGCCGTGGGGGTCACGTTTAGATCCGGCTCACGGAAGTCAAAGGACGATTGTTTGCAGAGCCAATCCTCAGCGATGTCGCCTGTATAGACGCGCCATATTTCGTGAGCGGGTTCCCCATCAAACTCGAAGACATCTTCGAACGTTCCGATACAGTGACCGACGTGGAACTCGACGCCGAGTTCTTCCTCGAATTCTCGGATGACGGTGTCACGACTGTGTTCACCACATTCGACGCCACCGCCGAGCAGCCGGTAGAAGACATTCCCCGTATCCGGGTCGTCACATTCCGCAACGAGAATGTCGTCACCTCGCTAAACGATCCCAAGCGCAACCGGTCGAATCTCGCGCCAGGACATACGTCGTGCTGCTTGGGTATGGTCCTAAGTGTAGCGAAGGCTCAAAACAATCCTCTGATCTCATGAGCGGTGGCCGGGTGGCTGATACGAAGAGCAGACAGACTAACGGTGGTCGGCGGCATTCCGCAATGAGTAGGAATACCGATGAATGGGAAGTCGGACGCCCGCGATTGCCCGACGTTCGGACGCGGGGAGTCCCGCGTGCCTCCTCCACCCCGCGACCCTGCGAGCGGCAGGTGTCCAGGGGTCCGCTGCTCGCTTCCGCGCCTGGCGAGTTGCCCCCGGTTAACGACACCGGCACGCCCCTGCAGGCGATTCGGCGCCGACCGCTACCCCCGCAGGACGAGGTTTCGACGTTGGCTAACGGGGCCCACGCCCGTCTGTTCGGACGCCCCCGGGATTCGGCCCCCGCTGAAGACCATAGCGCGGGTGAAGAGCGGGGCCTAACCGCCCGGCCTAGTCCGGTCTGAAATTATTCCGGTTGCCCATAAGGGCCTTTCGGCTCGGGAATGTTGCGGGCCAGAAAAAATTCTCTTGCTTCCGTCAGAAGAGGTCCAGCTCGAAGGCATACCAGGCCGCTGCCAGGGGGACCCCACTGGCAGTGCCGAGGAGTGCGTGGCGATGGAATCTGGTAATCGAGAGGACGTCAGTCCTGGCCGTGACGGCCCAGACGACGGTCGCGGCGGTGATCACCAGCCCGAACGCCAGCGCGACTCCGGCGGCGAGGGCGGGATCAGTCCGTTCCTGGCGACCGGCTGCAAAGACAACCACCAACACGACGGCGAAGAGCCCACCCACGAGAGGGTTCAGAGCGCCCGTCGCATAATAAAGGCCGCCGCCGGATGATCCAAGCGGCATCGCTAGCGCGGCGAGAAACGCCAGACAGGCCAGTATCCCTGCAAGCGGGGCAAGACGCGTCCGATCCATATCGAGGATTGCGATCCGCCGGGTCTTAATGGCGACGCTCCGGAGACCGAAAGGCGCACAAGCCACGAGTGGTAATCCGCCGGCATGGGATTCGGTGACACTGCGAAGAAACTCCAGAAGGTGACGAGCGCCGCGGAGGACCTCTACGAGAAGATGAACCAGTTACGCGGCCAGGTACAGTCCCTCCGGGAGGAAGTCGAGACCACGAGCGAGCAGGTCGACGAGATTGAACGCGATCTGGCTGAACAGCGTGCCCTCCTCGAAGCACTCGCCACGGAGCAAGGGATCGACGTCGAAGCAGTCGTCGCTAACGTCCACATTGAGGACGCTGACGCGTCAAGCGCCGAGGAGACGGAAGTCGACGAATCACCAGCACAGTCGGCGGCCGAAACGTCTGATTCTGAGGCGGACGCGACGCAGTAGTCTTCGTTGGTCGGCAGTCACTCTACCAATCGCTGGTGTTCGACTTTCATACAGTGGTCCGCAACGACCCGATAGCCGCCATCTTCCGCCTTCTCGATCGCGTCGTCGTGGGTTATCCCCAACTGGAGCCAGATCAGCGGATCGTCCTCGCGGTCGAGCGCCGCGTCGACGATCTCGGGAACTTCATCGCTCGGCCGGAATACGTCCACGATATCGATTCTATCCGGGACGTCTGGGAGTGAGTCGTACGCTTCTCGGTCGAAGATGGTATCAGCAAAGGGGTTGATCGGGATCACATCGTAGCCCGCCTCCAGCAGGTACTTCGGAATATCGTGGGCGTCCTTCCCCGGCGTCGAGGAACAGCCGACGACGGCGATCGTGTTGCTAGATTCGAGGACCTCTCGCAGGGTTTCGTCGTCAGTGATCGGCATGTATCACGTTCCGGGTGCGGTATGAATAAGCATACCGGCGGTGGATTGACGACGAAGGATGGAGACATTTTTTACAGTGGGTGCATACAGTTTAGATGCACCCGGCAGGGCGCTTAGCTCAGCCTGGACAGAGTACTTGGCTTCGGACCAAGCTGTCGGGGGTTCAAATCCCTCAGCGCCCGTCATTTTGCGTGACGGTTAACATTTGGCCGACGGCAGTACGACGTTTATAAACCACTCCCCGCTTCGCCGATGTGATTTCATCACGTTTCGTGATGGGGTCTCCGGTGTCGTGCGATTCGCCAAGATTTGAATATCACCGATTACAGATAATTATTGTGTATCGTATCATTAGTGAGTTGAATAATAACAAGGCCAAACTCCGTTGCCAGAGACGATAACTTCGAGATGCTTGCCAGATCACTCACGACAACAGACTTCGACGCAACGGTCTAACTAGTCATGCATCGCGAGGGGGACATCGGCCCGGCATTGCTCGCGTACGCCTAGTCGTGGCGTTTTCGTTCGGCTTCAGGTATCGCTGTACTCGGTGACGTGGGTGCTGGCGCGTTCGTGATGATGCCGAACTGCGATCAGAACATTCCCGGAGGCGGAATTAAACTCAGAGTTCAAATGCCTGCGAGTGGCGACTGCGGACAATAATTCCAACGTAGGATTGTGGCGCGGGTCACCTGCTAGTTCTCAATTCCGATCCTGAGGACCGTTTTGGTTGATATCCGATGTTCGGCCGCTCAATAGTAACCACTCTGTTCAGGAAACATAGTGCCTTCAGTCATAGGGCCGCGCGACAATAGCTGCGGAAGAGACAAGATTAGCTTGGATGGCTAGTCATCTGTCCAACATAATACGAGACGAGTGACGTGACAATTATAACCACACCGAGGAGGACTGATCTCGCCTGGAGTTGCCCAGTCATCCCCAGCGCACCGACACTGATCATCCCGATTCCGAGAAGTAAAATCGAGAGTTGCCGAAGACCGATTCCCCTCATAGTCCTATCTTAGTCGGCGGAGGTGGTTAATATTCTGGATCATATCCTCGATCGGTCTAAGTGGAAAGGAAGCAAAAGCAATCAGTGGGACCGGACTTTACTATGGATGGTCATGAAGTGGCTGGTATGGTATCGACCGACGCAATTGAGGGAGTTCTCCTAGGGCTGGCCTGTGGTGATGCACTTGGACGTCCACTCGAATTCACTTCCGCGGATAGCATCGCCAGCGAGCACGGAAGTGTCACGGAGCTGCTGGGGAACGGTACGCACGGCAAACCAAGAGGGACGGTCACCGACGATACCGAACTAATGCTTCGGATCGCACGGAGCCTCGTCGAGAACGAACGCTTTGACGGGCAAGATATCGCCGACCGATTTCTGGAGTGGTTCGAAGACGATCCATTCGATATCGGGTTGATGACCGCCGACGCACTCCGGGAGTACAGCCACGGGACGGACTGGCGGTCAGCCGGTCAGGAAGTCTGGCAACATCGTCAAGAGGGTTCGAACGCCGGGAACGGGAGTGTCATGCGGTGCGCGCCCTACGCGATCGCTTTTGCAGATGAACCGGCCACGCTCCGGAAAGTGAGCAAACAGTCTTCGGCCATCACGCATTACGATCCACGGTGTCGATACGGGTGTGTCATTTTGAATGAGACCATCGCTGGATATCTTCGTGGCGAGGACGAGCCGCTTGCTGACGCACTCGCTCGTGTCGAGGGTGAAGCGCCCGAGGAACTGGTTGAGACCCTTCGCCTCGTTCCTGATCTCGTTTCCCCGGACGACCTCAGAACGACGCCCTACGTCGTGCATACCCTCCAAACCGCACTCTACGACGCACTCACCGCCGATAGTGCCGAAGAAGCCATCATTTCGGCTGTCAATCGTGGTGGCGATACGGACACGATCGGTGCCGTGGCAGGTGCTGTTGCCGGCGCGCGATTTGGCACGGAATCACTACCTGATCGGTGGCTCGAACAGCTCGACTATCGTGAGGGCCTGTCCCTGCTCGCCAGATCGCTCGCGACGACAGAGATCAGCGCAACGGTCTAACCAGTTATGCATCGCGAAGGGCACATCGGCGCGGCATTACTCGCGTACGCACCAGTCGGATTCGTTGCGCTCGCGCTGGGCTTCCAGGGCATCGCTGTGCTCGGTGCTATCGGTGCCGGCGCGCTCGCGATGGTGCCGGACTATGACCAGAATATTCCCGGGATCAGACATCGCGGAATCACGCACACGGTCTGGTTCGCGGGCCTCGTCGGTCTGGTCCTCGGGGTCGCTGGTGTGGCGATTGGTTTCGGGCAGAATGATTTATTAGCAGCCATGGGACTCGGAATGTTCGGCACGGTCGTCGGGTCCGGGACGATTCTCTCACACATCGCCGCTGATTCACTCACGCCGATGGGTGTCGAACCGTATGCGCCTATCCGGGACGATCACTACACCTACGGCGTTGCGCGTGCGTCGAATACACTCGCAAATTACGGGTTGCTCATTCTCGGTGGTGTTGCGATAGTGGTTGCGTTGGCAGCAGGGAGCGCTCTATCGGGTGTTTTCTGACAACATCTCCTCGTGAAATTCAGATTACAGATGCGCAGGTGAGTGGATATATTTAGCCCGAAGAAAGAAATATGTATTCTAAGTCCGTTGGATATCGTATGGCAGACAGCTCGGATCGCGACGGCCCGCCCCCGTTCGATCGCCCGTTCGAAGCCGAGGACACGAAACAGCGCGTCTACGGGACGATCCTTCATGCACGGGACCCGATGACGGCGGCAGAGATCGCCGATCGAGCGGACTGCTCAGAGGATGCAGCACGGGCACATCTCTCCTTCTACGCCGACCTCGGGATCGTCATCCGCCACGATGGGCGTCCGGCCCGGTACGAACGCAACGACGATTACTTCGAGTGGCGGCGAGTGAATGAACTCGCCCGGACACACTCTATTGACGAACTCCAGACACGCGTGTCAGAACTCACCGATCAGATCGAAACGTACCGTGCCGAGTACGACGCTGACTCTCCTGCTGACGTCGATGTCCTCGCATTCGGTGCGGACGACATCGACGACGTGTACGTGGACCTCAGTGATTGGGCGACCGTTATAGAGGATCGTCGTCTCCACGAACGGGCTCGGCGGGAGGTCACCAACTCGACGGTGCCGTCGCACAGCTGACGATGGTACCAGTAGACGACGGCGCAAGTCCCGCGCCGATCGACCGGGCAGTCCTGCAGCAGATGCGGTCTCGATTCGCCGGGAGTCGTCAGACTGATGCCGCAAACATTATCGAGGACGGAAAGCTTCACTTGCGGGTCAAGCTATCTGGTGACTACTATCCGAACGAGGTCTCGGCTCGCTTCGAGATACGCTGGTACCGCAACGACGATTTCAACATCCACTATCAGGAAGAGCGAGACGAGCAGACGTGGCACTGTCGATGGGATCGCCATCCGAACGTCCACAATACACGGGATCATTTCCATCCGCCGCCAGCAGCCAGACAAACCGACGCCCAAGACGATCAGTGGCCGACTGACCACCGAGAGGTTTGTCGCCTCGTCCTGGATTATCTCGAAGACCGTATCGAAACGCTGTGGGAATAGCGGTAACCGAACTGGCTTAGTTCGACGCGTATTCGTCACCAAATTCGGCGAAGTGATCCACGAGTATCTCCATCGTCGTCTCGATATCCTCAACTGAACTGACGTGCCTGTAGAAAACCGTGTTCGAGTCGAACGGGTTTCCGGAGGTCTCTATCGACCAGTCCTCTTTTTGCGTCTGTGCAACGACGTGGTCGTCGATCTCGGGATCGGCATTCTTGATCTTGTAACCGAACGCTCGTAACGCCCCGTCAATGTCCGTCCGAGCGTATTCTTCAGGCGGCATCCAGTACAGATGCACATTCAGTTTGCGGGTTTTGCCATCATCAGGTGCCAGCGGGCCGTACAGAGAGTGGTTGATCCGGGTATGTGCTAGGCCGCTCGACGGGGTTCGATTGGTCCGGATGTCGGGATCGGTGCTTGCATCGAATAGACCCGGCTGTTGATCGACCATCTGCTGATCGAAATCGCGTAGTCTTGCTTCGATCTCGTCTTCGAACTGCTCGATCAATCGAAGTGCCTTCAGATAGCGATCGTTTTCGAGTCCTTTCGAAAGGAAATCGTCCGTCATGGATCGACCCTCTTACGGAGATATGTTAGTTGTTCCTCCAGGGTGTTCGCCATCCGAATCGGCTGGATCGCATCGACGACGTTCGTGGGCTCGGCCAGTCGATCGACGACGGGTTGGGGCTGAAAATGCATGAGTTGCTGTTCGGCGACTGCACAGAAGAGATACGCATTGGCCGCCCAGTGATCGTCAACGACATCACCGCGACCGAAGAGTGTGCGGATCGCCGCCGTCACGTCACGCCAGTAGAGTACGTCGATCGATCCAGGTTCATCCCATGTGACTTGCAATCGACCGCTCTCAGCCGATTCGACCGGTGGCTCGACGATCATTTCGAGACGCTCTGATTTCGATTCGGGGAGGAGAAGGACGTGAGTCCACTCTGGAACGTCATAGTTGCGCTCGACGAGCTGAGCTGTCTCGGGGGTCTTCCGATAATTCTCGTCGCCGAGTTTCACTTCGATCGAGATACCACGTTCGTTGTGGACGACAACGACGTCCGGACGACGATAGGCCTCGTCATCCGTTTTGGCGAGTCGGTCTTCACGTGTGACGGTCTCGGGTGGCCGATCGACAGTGACGTCGAACAATTCGGAGATCAACGCAGGCGACGGACGCAGCAATTGTGCCAGCCATCGCGACCAGTCCGGTTCGACATTCGGTTGTAGGGGTCCACGTTGGTATCGGTCCCCGGTCACATCAGCGGCGAGTGGATCTGTCTCGAACGGGGCCTCCGAATCTGCCCACAACTCGTTGGCTTCGTTCAGCAGGGCAGCGAGTTCGACTGCCGTTTCTTGACCCGTTTCGGCGTAGTCATCCCACCACGGGTCAAGATCCTCCCAAGCATCACTCAGCCATTTCTTGTGCAATGTGTTCGAAGAGGTCGCGAAGCGTGCGATCGGCGTCGAATTCGTCTGCTCCAGCCACCACGAATCGAGGTCTTCCCATGCGGGAGTGAGGCTCTCTGTTTCAAGCACTTGGATTTCAGGAGTGGGTCGAACGATCGATCGAGTTTCGACATATGAGTCCCACCACTGGTCTACGTGACTCCAGTCATCCGGGACGACGTCGATACTCACAATTCGACTGAATCAGACCGGCCATAAAACTGCTGTGTGCTTAGCAGTGCTTAATTCCCTCTCGGGACACCTGCCACCGCTTTCTCGTTTCTTATCGACCTTCTGCACCCTGCTCAACTAGAGGATCCCAATACTATAGAGGCCGAATGTGAGTACAAGAAGGGTCGATAGTAGCATCCCGGCGACCAGCGGCGGATTTTCACGTGCTTTCTCGTGCCAGGCCATCTCCTCGTACTCGTCACGGAACGTCTCCAGATTCTCTTCGTCGTAGAAGTACTTCGTCTTGAACGCGAACCGTTCCGTG harbors:
- a CDS encoding mechanosensitive ion channel family protein, with amino-acid sequence MTASVGGMVLQADSGFIARLLENAGVPYADVAGAAITFVLVAVGVYVLGRATVVPLANRLMRSRDLDAHARKPLRKLTGAILGFVAIAVAFAFAGFGNILTALATIGAAATLAIGFALQDVIANFVAGVFIFTDRPFRIGDWIEWDGHSGIVEDISLRVTRVRTFDNELLTVPNSNLTDGVIKNPVAKDQLRLKFTFGIGYDDDVDSATEIILEEAQAHDEILDDPGPSVRLVELGDSSVGLQSRIWITNPSRADFVKTRGEYVQAVKERFDDAGINIPYPNRTIGGELEVANGEAVVEPVED
- a CDS encoding NUDIX domain-containing protein: MLGGGVECGEHSRDTVIREFEEELGVEFHVGHCIGTFEDVFEFDGEPAHEIWRVYTGDIAEDWLCKQSSFDFREPDLNVTPTAHWLSPETLRHDGTFYGPVVLDALDGEQL
- a CDS encoding DUF7548 family protein translates to MDRTRLAPLAGILACLAFLAALAMPLGSSGGGLYYATGALNPLVGGLFAVVLVVVFAAGRQERTDPALAAGVALAFGLVITAATVVWAVTARTDVLSITRFHRHALLGTASGVPLAAAWYAFELDLF
- a CDS encoding DUF5798 family protein encodes the protein MGFGDTAKKLQKVTSAAEDLYEKMNQLRGQVQSLREEVETTSEQVDEIERDLAEQRALLEALATEQGIDVEAVVANVHIEDADASSAEETEVDESPAQSAAETSDSEADATQ
- a CDS encoding CoA-binding protein translates to MPITDDETLREVLESSNTIAVVGCSSTPGKDAHDIPKYLLEAGYDVIPINPFADTIFDREAYDSLPDVPDRIDIVDVFRPSDEVPEIVDAALDREDDPLIWLQLGITHDDAIEKAEDGGYRVVADHCMKVEHQRLVE
- a CDS encoding ADP-ribosylglycohydrolase family protein, coding for MVSTDAIEGVLLGLACGDALGRPLEFTSADSIASEHGSVTELLGNGTHGKPRGTVTDDTELMLRIARSLVENERFDGQDIADRFLEWFEDDPFDIGLMTADALREYSHGTDWRSAGQEVWQHRQEGSNAGNGSVMRCAPYAIAFADEPATLRKVSKQSSAITHYDPRCRYGCVILNETIAGYLRGEDEPLADALARVEGEAPEELVETLRLVPDLVSPDDLRTTPYVVHTLQTALYDALTADSAEEAIISAVNRGGDTDTIGAVAGAVAGARFGTESLPDRWLEQLDYREGLSLLARSLATTEISATV
- a CDS encoding metal-dependent hydrolase; the encoded protein is MHREGHIGAALLAYAPVGFVALALGFQGIAVLGAIGAGALAMVPDYDQNIPGIRHRGITHTVWFAGLVGLVLGVAGVAIGFGQNDLLAAMGLGMFGTVVGSGTILSHIAADSLTPMGVEPYAPIRDDHYTYGVARASNTLANYGLLILGGVAIVVALAAGSALSGVF
- a CDS encoding DUF7342 family protein, translated to MADSSDRDGPPPFDRPFEAEDTKQRVYGTILHARDPMTAAEIADRADCSEDAARAHLSFYADLGIVIRHDGRPARYERNDDYFEWRRVNELARTHSIDELQTRVSELTDQIETYRAEYDADSPADVDVLAFGADDIDDVYVDLSDWATVIEDRRLHERARREVTNSTVPSHS